Proteins encoded by one window of Synechococcus sp. WH 7805:
- a CDS encoding metal ABC transporter ATP-binding protein, with protein sequence MGGAPLVADSVSAAFDNRVVLQEVSLTLQPGTLTALVGANGAGKSTLLHLLQGQLSPTGGQVLCDGVPVQMCRDQVVLMPQRGRIDWSFPITVREFVDLGSVPSRSYVCCDRDAALQRVGLTALAGRRLDALSGGQQQRALLARAIVQPSRVLLLDEPCAAIDPPSRAQLLRLMRQLADAGQTLLVSSHDWGSALDQYDRVIVLDGRVLADGSPDQIRHRLGDQLDPGAHCHD encoded by the coding sequence ATGGGGGGTGCTCCCCTGGTTGCCGACTCGGTTTCGGCCGCTTTTGACAATCGCGTCGTTCTTCAAGAGGTGTCTCTGACACTCCAACCAGGCACGCTCACGGCCCTGGTGGGCGCGAATGGTGCCGGGAAATCCACCCTCCTGCACCTGTTGCAGGGGCAGCTGTCCCCAACAGGCGGCCAGGTGCTCTGCGATGGCGTTCCCGTGCAGATGTGCCGCGATCAAGTGGTGCTCATGCCCCAGCGCGGACGGATTGACTGGTCGTTTCCGATCACGGTGCGGGAGTTCGTGGATCTCGGGTCGGTGCCATCCAGGTCTTATGTCTGTTGTGACAGAGATGCGGCACTGCAACGGGTCGGTCTGACAGCGCTGGCCGGCCGTCGACTGGATGCCCTCTCCGGAGGCCAGCAGCAGCGTGCCTTGCTGGCGCGTGCGATCGTGCAGCCGTCCCGGGTGCTGCTGCTCGACGAACCCTGTGCCGCCATTGATCCACCCTCGCGGGCGCAGTTGCTTCGGCTGATGCGCCAGCTGGCCGATGCAGGCCAGACCTTGCTGGTGAGCAGTCACGACTGGGGCTCGGCACTCGATCAGTACGACCGGGTGATCGTGCTCGATGGCCGCGTGCTGGCCGACGGATCGCCTGATCAGATCCGGCACCGGCTCGGCGATCAGCTTGATCCCGGAGCGCACTGCCATGACTGA
- a CDS encoding metal ABC transporter permease: protein MTEIDLWLLPLLMALLVGVLCPVTGTLLVTQRRVLQANLISHAVLPGVAVAVALGVDPAIGGVLSGLLGSLLAERLQRGQSAGQEAVINTVLAGFLGLGVLLIPLLNLRLDLEGLLFGDLLIVDWSDLIRVLAAAAAMALLLLTRYRQLVFLGVDPEGAQASGLPVRSLQLLQALVTSMVIVSAMAAVGVILVIGLLCAPVLPGLRRVGSLRAAMVQSACVGLAVSAIGFLLAVPLNLPPGPLIGVVCMALLCLPKLKLAP, encoded by the coding sequence ATGACTGAGATCGATCTCTGGCTTCTGCCGCTGTTGATGGCCTTGCTGGTCGGCGTGCTCTGTCCGGTGACCGGCACCTTGCTGGTGACCCAGAGGCGGGTGTTGCAGGCGAATCTCATCTCCCATGCCGTTCTGCCGGGCGTGGCTGTGGCCGTGGCGTTGGGAGTGGATCCCGCGATCGGTGGTGTGCTGAGCGGTTTGCTGGGTTCCCTGCTGGCGGAACGGTTGCAGCGGGGGCAGTCGGCAGGCCAGGAGGCCGTGATCAACACCGTGCTCGCTGGGTTTCTTGGGCTTGGAGTGCTGCTGATTCCCCTCCTCAACCTGCGCTTGGATCTGGAGGGCTTGCTGTTCGGCGATCTCCTGATCGTGGACTGGTCGGATCTGATCCGGGTGCTGGCGGCGGCCGCGGCGATGGCGTTGTTGTTGCTGACGCGCTACCGCCAACTTGTGTTTCTAGGGGTGGATCCTGAGGGTGCGCAAGCCTCTGGTTTGCCAGTGCGGAGTCTGCAATTGCTGCAGGCTCTGGTGACTTCGATGGTGATTGTGAGTGCGATGGCGGCTGTGGGGGTGATCCTGGTGATTGGTCTTCTCTGCGCGCCAGTGTTGCCCGGGCTGCGTCGCGTGGGCAGCTTGAGAGCGGCCATGGTGCAGTCCGCCTGTGTGGGACTGGCTGTCAGTGCCATTGGTTTTTTGCTGGCGGTGCCCCTGAACCTGCCCCCGGGGCCCCTGATCGGGGTGGTGTGCATGGCGCTTCTGTGCCTGCCGAAGCTGAAGCTGGCTCCGTGA
- a CDS encoding metal ABC transporter substrate-binding protein produces the protein MFVPLLPSASGLLIATAASVPTVVAADGVLCDITKMLVANQAKVVCLIPAGADPHTLALRPADRTNLSKANLVLLNGYNLTPALNGVKAGGSVVSIGEIAVPKNPVKDPHLWHDPSNAASMVNTTASKLKPLFQGQQDAAINRRRASMDSVLKALGTWTGAQIRTVPEAQRVLVTGHRGFSFLAKRYGIRELPLIDEYATGGRLRPSSLRAISKAIKASGTKVIFPEALPPSKTMRRISRSSGVPLAKQPLFGEGQAPGQSLIQTATGNVCNFVLSQGGKCDKKGADQLQKQWASIN, from the coding sequence TTGTTCGTTCCTCTTCTTCCGTCTGCGTCGGGGCTACTGATTGCCACTGCCGCTTCGGTGCCCACCGTGGTTGCTGCGGATGGAGTGCTCTGCGACATCACCAAAATGCTGGTGGCGAATCAGGCCAAGGTGGTCTGTTTGATTCCTGCCGGCGCCGATCCCCACACCCTGGCGTTGCGTCCTGCCGATCGAACCAATCTCAGCAAGGCCAATCTGGTTCTCCTCAACGGCTACAACCTCACGCCAGCGCTGAATGGCGTCAAAGCAGGTGGCTCTGTGGTGTCGATCGGTGAGATCGCTGTACCGAAGAATCCGGTGAAGGATCCGCACCTGTGGCACGACCCATCCAATGCTGCGTCCATGGTTAACACCACAGCATCAAAGTTGAAGCCGCTGTTTCAGGGGCAGCAGGATGCCGCCATCAACCGCAGGAGGGCATCGATGGACTCCGTCTTGAAGGCCTTGGGAACCTGGACTGGAGCTCAGATCCGCACTGTTCCTGAAGCACAGCGCGTTCTGGTGACTGGCCATCGAGGCTTTTCGTTTCTGGCCAAGCGCTACGGAATCCGTGAACTTCCGTTGATTGACGAATACGCCACTGGTGGTCGGTTGCGACCTTCCAGCCTGCGTGCCATCAGCAAGGCCATCAAGGCCTCCGGCACCAAAGTGATCTTCCCTGAAGCGCTGCCCCCTTCGAAAACGATGCGCCGGATCAGTCGTTCCAGCGGTGTGCCTTTGGCCAAGCAACCGCTGTTCGGCGAAGGTCAGGCTCCTGGGCAAAGCCTGATTCAGACAGCCACCGGCAATGTTTGCAATTTCGTGCTGTCCCAGGGAGGGAAATGCGACAAGAAGGGCGCTGATCAGCTGCAGAAGCAGTGGGCTTCGATCAACTGA
- a CDS encoding iron uptake porin translates to MKNFLIASRNTLGVAIASSLCSVHATELNIIGVSDYAASGEQVTSITQFSDVVPTDWAYQALSNLIERYGCVAGYPNGTYRGNRAMTRFEAAALLNACLDRVTEVTDELKRLMKEFEKELAILKGRVDGLEARVGELKATQFTTTTKLEGLTTFVIGANIFGGDADATGEQPAANRKAANSDFGATTFNYDTQLTLNTSFTGKDNLITILRVGNFDGGENVFGGSFLPLSTLETAFQEGDLPNNVALDRLYYTVPIGDNFVLTFGGLVGQEDMLGLWPSVYPSDTVLDVTTLNGAPGAYNKNLGAGAGITWTDNGFSAAANYVAASANQSNPSEGGVGTAGAGSTGTVQIGYQQEQWGLAVIYSSIQNTNQKAEPNGLVAFGTQFVLNSYETPGTTSAFGISGYWQPQDSGWIPSISTGWGYNTTSYESNRLTDSEQSNLVTASQSWTIALEWNDVVLKGNNAGMAVGQPIFATEIKNGDTPRDGNYVWEWWYQFQVTDNISVTPAVFYLSRPFGQQTPINQSFNQLGGLVKTSFRF, encoded by the coding sequence ATGAAAAACTTTTTGATTGCATCGCGCAACACCCTTGGAGTTGCGATTGCGAGTTCATTGTGTTCTGTGCATGCCACTGAGCTGAACATCATTGGTGTGTCTGACTACGCCGCTTCCGGTGAGCAGGTCACCAGCATCACTCAGTTCTCTGATGTGGTCCCCACCGACTGGGCATATCAGGCACTGAGCAACCTGATCGAGCGCTACGGCTGCGTGGCTGGCTACCCCAACGGCACGTACCGTGGCAACCGGGCCATGACCCGCTTTGAAGCGGCTGCCCTGCTGAATGCCTGTCTCGACCGCGTCACTGAAGTGACCGACGAGCTGAAGCGCCTGATGAAGGAGTTCGAAAAGGAACTCGCCATCCTCAAGGGCCGTGTGGACGGTCTTGAAGCCCGCGTGGGCGAACTGAAAGCCACGCAGTTCACAACCACCACCAAATTAGAAGGTCTGACAACCTTTGTGATTGGCGCCAACATCTTTGGAGGTGATGCTGATGCCACTGGCGAACAACCAGCAGCCAATCGGAAAGCGGCCAACAGTGACTTCGGGGCTACAACATTTAACTACGACACACAATTAACTCTGAACACAAGTTTCACTGGAAAAGACAACCTAATCACAATCCTGCGCGTGGGCAACTTCGATGGCGGTGAAAATGTTTTCGGTGGTTCCTTTCTACCTCTGTCCACACTGGAAACAGCATTTCAAGAAGGCGATCTGCCAAACAATGTTGCTTTAGACAGGCTCTATTACACGGTCCCGATTGGCGACAACTTTGTGTTGACGTTTGGTGGATTGGTTGGTCAGGAAGACATGCTGGGACTGTGGCCAAGCGTGTATCCATCGGACACCGTCCTCGACGTCACAACACTAAATGGAGCTCCCGGGGCCTACAACAAAAATCTGGGAGCCGGGGCAGGCATCACTTGGACCGACAATGGATTCAGCGCAGCAGCCAACTATGTAGCGGCATCCGCCAATCAATCCAATCCATCCGAAGGTGGCGTCGGCACAGCAGGAGCAGGGAGCACGGGAACGGTGCAGATCGGCTACCAACAAGAGCAATGGGGCCTTGCAGTCATTTATTCCTCAATCCAAAACACGAATCAAAAGGCGGAACCGAATGGTCTTGTGGCCTTCGGGACGCAATTCGTGCTGAATAGCTACGAGACCCCAGGCACAACCTCAGCCTTTGGCATCAGTGGTTATTGGCAACCGCAAGACAGTGGCTGGATCCCCTCAATCAGTACTGGCTGGGGTTACAACACAACGTCCTACGAATCAAATCGTCTAACGGATAGCGAACAATCCAACCTGGTCACAGCAAGCCAGTCCTGGACAATAGCCCTGGAATGGAATGATGTTGTCCTGAAGGGAAATAATGCGGGTATGGCCGTTGGACAGCCGATTTTTGCGACTGAAATCAAGAATGGCGATACCCCCAGAGATGGAAATTACGTCTGGGAATGGTGGTATCAATTTCAAGTCACAGACAACATCAGTGTCACACCTGCAGTGTTCTATCTGAGTCGTCCATTTGGTCAACAAACACCGATCAACCAATCCTTCAATCAACTGGGAGGCCTGGTGAAAACCAGCTTTCGATTCTGA
- a CDS encoding HupE/UreJ family protein: MGDSTGLTAWQGLLSGIGHPLLGPDHLLFLLAIAFIGLRRPMAWVIPLLAVGLGGSVLSQLIPLSDAIAPWAEALVSLSLVAEGLIALTLLPAQWLLPLIGLHGFLLGSTIVGAEPTPLSTYFLGLLIGQGAMLLLVTACSKGLVARLGEQGRRLSAGIWMGIGLAFAWVALVD, encoded by the coding sequence ATGGGTGACAGCACAGGCCTAACGGCCTGGCAGGGACTGCTGAGCGGGATCGGCCATCCGCTTCTGGGCCCCGATCATCTTCTGTTCCTCCTGGCGATTGCCTTCATCGGCCTGCGCCGCCCGATGGCCTGGGTGATCCCTCTGCTGGCGGTTGGCCTGGGAGGAAGCGTGCTGTCGCAGTTGATCCCCCTGTCCGATGCCATCGCACCCTGGGCCGAAGCTCTGGTGTCCCTGTCTCTGGTTGCTGAAGGACTGATCGCTCTCACGCTGTTGCCGGCGCAGTGGCTGCTGCCGCTGATCGGCCTCCATGGATTCCTGCTGGGAAGCACAATCGTGGGAGCCGAGCCCACACCCTTATCCACCTACTTCCTCGGCCTGCTGATCGGCCAGGGGGCAATGCTGCTTCTGGTCACGGCATGCTCCAAGGGCCTTGTTGCCAGGCTGGGTGAGCAGGGACGCCGCCTCAGCGCTGGTATCTGGATGGGCATCGGCCTGGCGTTCGCCTGGGTGGCCCTGGTTGATTAA
- a CDS encoding 16S rRNA (uracil(1498)-N(3))-methyltransferase gives MNLILLNSDDQWIDAQRVRLSDRRAEHIRQVLRSQQGDTLRVGLLGGQLGTGWIEAIDANAVLMTVQLLDPPPARHRFDLVLALPRPKMLRKILRTVAEFGAGHLHLIHSARVDRSYWQSPLLSEAKVDEALRMGMERSRDTLIPQVHRHRLFRPFVEDRLPGICQGRPCWIAHQEAGLGLSAVATQPAVVMIGPEGGFVPFELELAERMGAQRVHLGARTLSVDTALTTVLAQAL, from the coding sequence ATGAACCTGATCCTGCTCAACAGCGACGACCAGTGGATCGACGCTCAGCGTGTTCGACTCAGCGATCGCCGTGCCGAGCACATCCGCCAGGTTCTGCGCTCCCAGCAAGGGGACACGCTGCGCGTTGGATTGCTGGGAGGTCAGCTGGGCACGGGTTGGATTGAGGCCATCGATGCCAACGCTGTCTTGATGACTGTGCAGTTGCTGGATCCGCCCCCTGCACGTCACCGGTTTGATCTCGTGCTGGCTCTACCCAGGCCGAAAATGCTGCGGAAGATTCTGCGCACGGTGGCGGAGTTCGGAGCAGGCCATCTCCATCTGATCCACTCCGCCAGGGTGGACAGGAGTTACTGGCAAAGCCCTCTGCTTTCGGAAGCCAAGGTGGATGAGGCTTTGCGCATGGGAATGGAGCGCTCCCGCGACACACTCATTCCCCAGGTGCACCGCCACCGGCTGTTCCGGCCTTTTGTCGAAGACCGGCTGCCTGGGATCTGCCAGGGCCGCCCTTGTTGGATCGCTCACCAGGAGGCTGGTCTTGGCCTGTCTGCGGTTGCAACGCAGCCCGCCGTGGTGATGATCGGTCCTGAGGGTGGATTCGTGCCCTTCGAGCTCGAGCTGGCCGAGCGAATGGGCGCTCAGAGAGTGCATCTCGGCGCTCGGACCCTGAGTGTGGATACCGCATTGACAACCGTTCTGGCGCAGGCGTTGTGA
- a CDS encoding OsmC family protein, producing MTNITCTYTGDLHCEAIHSGSGATLSTDAPLDNEGKGEAFSPTDLLATSLATCMLTIMGITARSRGWSLEGASASVDKVMSTDGPRRIDTLRVTLQLPEQLDDDQRALLQRVAEQCPVKRSIVPLINAEIHWA from the coding sequence ATGACCAACATCACCTGCACCTACACCGGTGATCTCCATTGCGAGGCCATCCATTCGGGATCTGGAGCCACGCTGAGCACCGATGCCCCCCTCGATAACGAAGGCAAGGGAGAGGCGTTTTCCCCCACCGATCTCCTGGCCACCTCACTGGCCACCTGCATGCTCACAATCATGGGAATCACCGCCCGCAGCCGCGGTTGGTCGCTTGAGGGAGCAAGCGCCAGCGTGGACAAAGTGATGAGCACCGACGGGCCAAGACGCATCGACACCCTGCGCGTGACCCTTCAGCTCCCAGAGCAGCTTGATGACGACCAGCGCGCACTCCTTCAGCGGGTGGCGGAACAGTGCCCTGTGAAACGCAGCATCGTTCCCCTGATCAACGCCGAAATCCACTGGGCCTGA
- a CDS encoding isoprenylcysteine carboxylmethyltransferase family protein: MVSQLTAINIAKMITIAIVIGLIALVGIADQRQILYACMHISYCVWWLLEQRIYPERRTFLFQEKVGPVGLTSAILIIGVFYSLPAFLAFFNPDPLTIAATATALPLFYFGSLINTSADVQKMTAKTLGRDLVSDGIWSHVRHVNYSGDLMRYLSFAIIAGSAWAFLVPLAITALYLQRIGEKEKSMSDKYSDFASYRQHSTRLIPWIW, from the coding sequence ATGGTCAGCCAGCTCACGGCAATCAATATTGCCAAGATGATCACGATCGCGATTGTGATCGGCTTGATTGCATTAGTCGGCATCGCAGATCAACGACAGATTCTTTACGCATGCATGCACATCAGCTACTGCGTGTGGTGGCTGCTTGAACAACGGATTTATCCAGAACGAAGAACGTTTTTATTTCAGGAAAAGGTTGGGCCTGTTGGCCTGACTAGCGCCATCCTGATCATTGGTGTGTTTTATTCACTCCCAGCTTTTCTCGCTTTCTTCAATCCCGACCCGCTCACAATTGCAGCCACAGCAACAGCACTCCCCCTGTTCTACTTCGGTAGCTTGATCAACACGTCTGCCGACGTGCAGAAAATGACGGCCAAAACATTGGGTCGTGATCTAGTCAGTGATGGAATCTGGAGCCATGTTCGTCATGTGAACTACAGCGGAGATCTGATGCGCTATTTAAGTTTTGCAATCATCGCAGGTTCAGCTTGGGCTTTTCTTGTCCCTCTGGCGATTACCGCCCTTTACCTTCAACGCATTGGCGAGAAAGAGAAATCAATGTCTGATAAATATTCGGATTTCGCGTCTTACCGTCAACACTCCACACGCTTAATCCCTTGGATTTGGTAG
- a CDS encoding DUF2973 domain-containing protein encodes MAGSLFPLVYAGCLVFLLLQAFRMMRPGKAVLTRAMQRSDRTGLLTTHPELLNEQGELTKDDLLVVRFPDQGSLESSTN; translated from the coding sequence ATGGCTGGTTCATTGTTTCCTCTTGTCTACGCAGGCTGCCTGGTCTTTCTGCTTCTCCAAGCGTTCAGAATGATGCGTCCGGGGAAGGCTGTTCTGACCCGTGCCATGCAACGCAGTGATCGCACCGGGCTGCTCACAACTCACCCTGAATTGCTCAACGAACAAGGCGAGCTCACCAAAGACGATCTTCTTGTTGTGCGTTTTCCCGATCAGGGTTCATTGGAAAGTTCCACGAATTGA
- a CDS encoding class I SAM-dependent methyltransferase — protein sequence MRWGQALNQRDRQPEVMDQPGLDPAEHARALRGLRRINAISRSSLGLLRSLQALHSTASKPISVLELACGGGDIAIDLDRMARRSGLALEIRACDLNPEAIRLARANAQCRGGQVEFSVADALAEPGQDRVDVVYCTLFAHHLPDDAVVSLFRVMAERANHLVIVDDLIRSRLGYALAWAGTRLLSRSWVVHTDGPLSVRAAFTPQELLKLAERAGFSGAELQRFWPERQRLIWSPPL from the coding sequence ATGCGCTGGGGTCAGGCTCTGAATCAACGCGATCGTCAGCCCGAGGTGATGGATCAGCCAGGGCTGGATCCCGCAGAGCACGCGCGTGCCCTTCGCGGTCTGCGCCGGATCAATGCGATCAGCCGCAGCTCCTTGGGTTTGCTGCGTTCGCTGCAAGCGCTTCATTCAACGGCTTCAAAACCGATCAGCGTTCTGGAGCTGGCCTGCGGTGGTGGTGACATCGCCATCGATCTTGATCGGATGGCCAGACGCTCAGGGCTGGCGCTTGAGATCCGCGCCTGTGATCTCAATCCCGAGGCGATCCGCCTGGCACGCGCCAATGCCCAATGCAGGGGAGGACAGGTGGAGTTCAGCGTGGCTGATGCTCTCGCGGAGCCAGGTCAGGATCGAGTTGATGTTGTGTATTGCACGCTGTTCGCTCACCATCTCCCTGATGACGCGGTTGTCTCACTGTTTCGGGTGATGGCTGAGCGCGCCAACCATCTGGTGATCGTCGACGATCTGATCCGCAGTCGGCTCGGCTACGCCCTGGCCTGGGCAGGTACACGCCTGCTGAGCCGTTCATGGGTGGTGCATACCGATGGCCCTCTGTCGGTTCGTGCGGCATTCACTCCCCAGGAACTTCTCAAGCTGGCCGAGCGGGCGGGGTTCTCTGGAGCAGAGCTTCAGCGCTTCTGGCCTGAGCGCCAGCGGCTGATCTGGAGTCCACCGTTGTGA
- a CDS encoding NAD(P)/FAD-dependent oxidoreductase has product MGRTWDVVVIGGGVAGGLAALDCARRGLSVLVVEKRVFPRWKVCGCCFNAQAQGVLEAVGQGDLMARCGAQPLQQLRIGLQGQTAVLSLPGGWVLSRERFDQALLEAAAAAGATVRFQTRGQLGPACSESRNVRLTSSSGGPQEDVQARVVLVAAGLVNHCSPDHTSIETVVTSRVGAGCVLPPMSHGYASNVIHMALGNGGYVGLVQREDGALNLAAAFDRSCVAAAGGAAGAARSVLMSAGFDLPADLMAGQWQLTPALTRRPPAVAGSRCLLIGDAAGYVEPFTGEGMAWALTAGGAAAPFVVEGLADWSPSLERRWLQTLESLVVRRQRVCRALATVLQRPLLTSGLFSLCRVWPRLPERIVCRVNRVQVPPAEIC; this is encoded by the coding sequence ATGGGCCGGACCTGGGATGTGGTGGTGATCGGAGGTGGTGTCGCTGGCGGGCTCGCTGCTCTCGACTGCGCCAGAAGGGGGCTCTCCGTGCTTGTGGTGGAAAAGCGCGTCTTTCCCCGTTGGAAGGTGTGCGGGTGTTGTTTCAACGCGCAGGCCCAAGGTGTGCTGGAGGCTGTGGGCCAGGGTGATCTGATGGCCCGTTGCGGAGCTCAGCCGCTGCAGCAGTTGCGCATCGGCCTCCAAGGCCAGACCGCGGTCCTCTCCCTGCCGGGTGGGTGGGTGCTTTCCCGGGAACGTTTTGATCAGGCCCTGCTGGAGGCTGCCGCTGCCGCTGGTGCCACGGTTCGCTTTCAGACGCGGGGGCAGCTCGGTCCGGCATGTTCCGAGTCGCGGAACGTGCGGCTTACATCATCTTCCGGCGGGCCACAGGAGGATGTGCAAGCCAGGGTTGTGCTCGTGGCGGCAGGTCTGGTGAACCACTGCAGCCCCGATCACACCAGCATTGAAACCGTCGTCACATCCAGGGTGGGGGCTGGCTGTGTGTTGCCGCCCATGTCCCACGGTTACGCCAGCAACGTCATCCATATGGCCCTGGGGAACGGGGGGTATGTGGGATTGGTGCAACGGGAGGATGGAGCGTTGAACCTGGCGGCGGCGTTTGATCGTTCCTGTGTTGCTGCTGCAGGAGGTGCTGCGGGAGCAGCACGATCCGTTCTCATGTCTGCGGGATTCGACCTGCCTGCCGATCTCATGGCCGGGCAGTGGCAGTTGACTCCAGCCTTGACGCGCCGTCCTCCAGCGGTTGCCGGCAGCCGCTGTCTGCTGATTGGGGATGCAGCCGGTTACGTGGAACCGTTCACCGGCGAGGGGATGGCCTGGGCGCTGACTGCGGGAGGTGCTGCTGCTCCGTTTGTGGTCGAGGGGTTGGCTGACTGGAGCCCAAGCCTGGAACGTCGCTGGCTGCAAACCTTGGAGTCTCTGGTCGTGCGGCGTCAGAGGGTCTGCCGGGCTCTGGCCACAGTGCTGCAGCGTCCGCTGCTCACCTCCGGCCTGTTCAGCCTCTGCAGGGTCTGGCCGCGACTCCCGGAGCGGATCGTGTGCCGTGTGAACCGCGTGCAGGTGCCCCCAGCGGAGATCTGTTGA
- a CDS encoding type III polyketide synthase, with translation MALTLHGIGTAVPQGSITRDEAVALAEHVSGGDGRQTALLQRIHQRSGVSRRGSVLITDHANDGSFLARVPFYGSTNPSTGERMTEFQRHAAELAFEASATAFSESGVAVEAITHLITVCCTGFEAPGVDLALIERLGLRADVQRTHVGFMGCHAALNGLRVARAFAEADADAVVLICCVELCSLHLQYGGDPEQVVANALFADGAAAVVASAQRPISFPALVLETNGSTVIPGSAGLMHWRIADHGFSMGLSPQVPQTVAQALRPWLDDWLGGWDLTPASISSWAMHPGGPRVLSACGEVLELSPEQLQTSRAVLHDHGNMSSATVLFILQRLRRSAIPGPCLALAFGPGLCAEVALFRLMDG, from the coding sequence ATGGCCCTCACGCTGCACGGCATCGGCACGGCCGTTCCCCAGGGTTCCATCACCCGAGATGAGGCGGTTGCCCTAGCGGAGCATGTCAGCGGTGGCGACGGCCGGCAGACAGCGCTGCTACAGCGCATCCATCAGCGCAGCGGCGTGAGTCGTCGGGGCAGTGTGCTGATCACTGATCACGCCAACGACGGTTCATTTCTCGCACGGGTGCCCTTCTACGGCAGCACCAACCCCTCCACGGGGGAGCGGATGACTGAATTTCAGCGCCATGCCGCTGAGCTGGCGTTCGAAGCCAGCGCTACAGCCTTTTCTGAGTCTGGAGTTGCCGTTGAGGCGATCACCCACCTGATCACGGTCTGCTGCACCGGCTTCGAGGCTCCGGGGGTGGATCTGGCTCTGATCGAACGGCTTGGGTTGCGTGCCGATGTCCAGCGAACCCATGTGGGCTTCATGGGCTGCCATGCAGCGCTCAATGGCCTGCGGGTGGCCCGGGCGTTTGCAGAAGCCGATGCCGACGCCGTGGTTCTGATCTGCTGCGTGGAACTTTGCAGCCTGCATCTCCAGTACGGCGGGGATCCTGAGCAGGTGGTGGCCAATGCCTTGTTCGCTGATGGTGCCGCTGCTGTGGTGGCGTCGGCGCAACGCCCGATCTCGTTTCCGGCTCTTGTGCTGGAGACCAATGGATCCACCGTGATCCCAGGATCCGCTGGCTTGATGCACTGGAGAATCGCTGATCACGGGTTTTCCATGGGCCTGTCGCCTCAGGTGCCGCAGACCGTGGCGCAGGCCCTGCGCCCCTGGTTGGACGATTGGTTAGGCGGTTGGGATCTCACTCCTGCATCCATCAGCAGCTGGGCAATGCATCCCGGCGGGCCCAGGGTTCTTTCGGCTTGCGGTGAGGTGCTGGAACTAAGCCCTGAGCAATTGCAAACATCACGGGCTGTGCTGCACGACCACGGCAACATGTCCAGCGCCACAGTGCTGTTCATCCTTCAGCGGTTGCGCCGCTCAGCCATCCCTGGCCCCTGCCTGGCCCTGGCCTTCGGCCCCGGCCTTTGCGCCGAGGTGGCCTTGTTTCGGCTTATGGATGGCTGA